In one window of Miscanthus floridulus cultivar M001 chromosome 12, ASM1932011v1, whole genome shotgun sequence DNA:
- the LOC136497775 gene encoding protein SET DOMAIN GROUP 41-like isoform X1: MEMRARESVSTSKDLTGEIAPYATALHDVFLQSHCSSCFTKLLPQPPCVVSCTICCSLRYCCSECFGADSAVHFSSGECCFFVDHLKRASPSYVSEGTSDLRAALRLLYVLEMHGLASSDSIDKYSRIGGLSASGIEKVLEEGEVIAERMLEGSLLMSSARKSRAHTSFIFSDRLKLEKMALWAVIINSVEVQLSEGLAMGVAVYGPSFSWFNHSCFPSASYRFVLAPRNEDYASQKSKSCVVPASKGVAADVWHAWQYEEDHSTHALCKYGPRVVVRCIKPINKGDEVCITYIDILQTRCDAKDLDKAEDTVTTPAIEDLGDILQQAISEYTSNDDPKACCDMIESMLSNNLVSGLKQEEISGRKHILHPLHHICLTAYMTLASAYRFRALSLEAVCLDGENTDDFFRMARAAAAYSLLLAGTTHHLFLSECSFMIPLSHFLLNTGQSLLYLVESIKGKTRQNISEARFSSSSCPTSSTKNDSPPYHEFRSTCEAFGKQMLSLSLHCWSFLVQSLPSLEKIKNPMEFSMLGTTTYQSVLSEEDHVNLSAHQPVGFTKKQTECILSLALCCISYCKYLASICYGPQHYLSDHAKYLLEGSTPISQRPVLLFCHWKTADTTDCSGGYNKPGSDEYTTGSGRNNTVYRMGWDGIMCYMYS, translated from the exons ATGGAGATGAGGGCCCGGGAATCTGTAAGCACGTCAAAGGACCTAACTGGGGAAATCGCACCTTATGCCACCGCCCTACATGATGTGTTCCTCCAGTCCCATTGCTCATCGTGCTTCACCAAGTTACTGCCACAACCCCCCTGTGTAGTATCTTGCACGATTTGCTGTTCTCTTCGATACTGCTGTTCAGAGTGCTTTGGTGCAGATTCAGCAGTGCATTTTTCTTCTGGTGAATGTTGCTTCTTTGTGGACCACCTCAAGAGAGCCTCCCCTTCCTATGTTAGTGAAGGAACCAGTGATTTGCGTGCTGCCCTCCGCCTTCTTTATGTGCTTGAGATGCATGGTCTTGCTTCGTCTGATTCAATTGATAAGTACAGTAGAATTGGTGGACTTTCAGCAAGTGGTATTGAGAAAGTTTTGGAGGAAGGTGAGGTTATTGCTGAGAGGATGCTGGAGGGGAGCTTATTGATGTCATCTGCCAGAAAATCAAGGGCACATACTTCTTTTATTTTTTCCGATAGGCTTAAACTTGAGAAGATGGCATTATGGGCAGTGATTATCAATAGTGTTGAGGTGCAACTTAGTGAAGGATTAGCTATGGGAGTTGCAGTGTATGGCCCAAGCTTCTCATGGTTCAACCATAGTTGCTTTCCCAGTGCTTCTTACCGGTTTGTACTGGCTCCAAGGAATGAAGACTATGCTTCACAGAAATCAAAATCCTGTGTAGTCCCTGCTAGCAAAGGAGTTGCAGCTGATGTG TGGCATGCTTGGCAATATGAAGAAGATCATTCTACTCATG CACTGTGCAAATATGGCCCAAGAGTTGTTGTTCGTTGCATAAAACCAATTAACAAGGGAGATGAAGTTTGCATAACATACATTGATATTCTCCAGACCAGG TGTGATGCGAAGGACTTGGATAAAGCAGAGGATACTGTTACAACTCCAGCGATTGAGGATTTGGGTGATATACTACAACAGGCAATATCTGAGTACACGTCAAATGATGACCCTAAAGCTTGCTGTGATATGATTGAAAGCATGCTTTCCAATAACTTGGTGAGTGGTTTGAAGCAAGAGGAAATTTCAGGGAGAAAACATATACTACACCCTCTTCACCATATCTGTCTTACTGCTTACATGACACTTGCCTCTGCTTACCGGTTTCGTGCCTTAAGTTTAGAGGCTGTCTGTTTAGATGGAGAAAATACTGATGACTTTTTTAGAATGGCTAGAGCAGCAGCAGCGTATTCATTGTTACTTGCAGGGACTACACACCATTTGTTCTTATCTGAATGTTCTTTTATGATTCCCCTGTCTCATTTTTTGTTAAATACTGGACAGTCTCTGTTATATCTTGTTGAGTCTATCAAGGGAAAGACAAGGCAAAATATATCTGAGGCTCGGTTCAGCTCTTCTTCATGTCCAACAAGTTCTACAAAAAATGATTCTCCACCATACCATGAGTTTAGATCAACCTGTGAAGCGTTTGGCAAGCAAATGTTATCTTTGTCATTGCATTGCTGGTCGTTTCTAGTGCAAAGTTTACCCAGCCTGGAAAAGATAAAGAACCCCATGGAATTTAGTATGCTTGGAACAACAACATATCAGTCTGTCCTTTCTGAGGAAGATCATGTCAACCTTTCTGCACATCAGCCAGTAGGTTTCACGAAGAAACAAACGGAGTGCATTCTTAGTTTGGCTCTATGTTGTATCTCCTATTGCAAATATCTGGCAAGTATATGCTATGGTCCACAACATTATCTGTCAGATCATGCAAAATATCTACTTGAAG GTTCAACTCCAATAAGCCAACGACCAGTGCTGCTATTTTGTCACTGGAAAACGGCTGACACTACTGACTGCAGTGGAGGCTACAACAAGCCCGGCTCGGACGAGTATACTACCGGTTCAGGCAGGAACAACACTGTTTAcaggatgggatgggatgggattATGTGTTACATGTATAGTTGA
- the LOC136497775 gene encoding protein SET DOMAIN GROUP 41-like isoform X3 — MEMRARESVSTSKDLTGEIAPYATALHDVFLQSHCSSCFTKLLPQPPCVVSCTICCSLRYCCSECFGADSAVHFSSGECCFFVDHLKRASPSYVSEGTSDLRAALRLLYVLEMHGLASSDSIDKYSRIGGLSASGIEKVLEEGEVIAERMLEGSLLMSSARKSRAHTSFIFSDRLKLEKMALWAVIINSVEVQLSEGLAMGVAVYGPSFSWFNHSCFPSASYRFVLAPRNEDYASQKSKSCVVPASKGVAADVWHAWQYEEDHSTHALCKYGPRVVVRCIKPINKGDEVCITYIDILQTREARHSDLWSKYKFICSCKRCIASPEPYTDLILNCDAKDLDKAEDTVTTPAIEDLGDILQQAISEYTSNDDPKACCDMIESMLSNNLSLLYLVESIKGKTRQNISEARFSSSSCPTSSTKNDSPPYHEFRSTCEAFGKQMLSLSLHCWSFLVQSLPSLEKIKNPMEFSMLGTTTYQSVLSEEDHVNLSAHQPVGFTKKQTECILSLALCCISYCKYLASICYGPQHYLSDHAKYLLEGSTPISQRPVLLFCHWKTADTTDCSGGYNKPGSDEYTTGSGRNNTVYRMGWDGIMCYMYS, encoded by the exons ATGGAGATGAGGGCCCGGGAATCTGTAAGCACGTCAAAGGACCTAACTGGGGAAATCGCACCTTATGCCACCGCCCTACATGATGTGTTCCTCCAGTCCCATTGCTCATCGTGCTTCACCAAGTTACTGCCACAACCCCCCTGTGTAGTATCTTGCACGATTTGCTGTTCTCTTCGATACTGCTGTTCAGAGTGCTTTGGTGCAGATTCAGCAGTGCATTTTTCTTCTGGTGAATGTTGCTTCTTTGTGGACCACCTCAAGAGAGCCTCCCCTTCCTATGTTAGTGAAGGAACCAGTGATTTGCGTGCTGCCCTCCGCCTTCTTTATGTGCTTGAGATGCATGGTCTTGCTTCGTCTGATTCAATTGATAAGTACAGTAGAATTGGTGGACTTTCAGCAAGTGGTATTGAGAAAGTTTTGGAGGAAGGTGAGGTTATTGCTGAGAGGATGCTGGAGGGGAGCTTATTGATGTCATCTGCCAGAAAATCAAGGGCACATACTTCTTTTATTTTTTCCGATAGGCTTAAACTTGAGAAGATGGCATTATGGGCAGTGATTATCAATAGTGTTGAGGTGCAACTTAGTGAAGGATTAGCTATGGGAGTTGCAGTGTATGGCCCAAGCTTCTCATGGTTCAACCATAGTTGCTTTCCCAGTGCTTCTTACCGGTTTGTACTGGCTCCAAGGAATGAAGACTATGCTTCACAGAAATCAAAATCCTGTGTAGTCCCTGCTAGCAAAGGAGTTGCAGCTGATGTG TGGCATGCTTGGCAATATGAAGAAGATCATTCTACTCATG CACTGTGCAAATATGGCCCAAGAGTTGTTGTTCGTTGCATAAAACCAATTAACAAGGGAGATGAAGTTTGCATAACATACATTGATATTCTCCAGACCAGG GAAGCAAGACATTCTGATTTGTGGTCAAAGTATAAATTTATTTGTTCTTGCAAGCGCTGTATTGCATCACCAGAGCCATACACTGATCTTATTTTGAAT TGTGATGCGAAGGACTTGGATAAAGCAGAGGATACTGTTACAACTCCAGCGATTGAGGATTTGGGTGATATACTACAACAGGCAATATCTGAGTACACGTCAAATGATGACCCTAAAGCTTGCTGTGATATGATTGAAAGCATGCTTTCCAATAACTTG TCTCTGTTATATCTTGTTGAGTCTATCAAGGGAAAGACAAGGCAAAATATATCTGAGGCTCGGTTCAGCTCTTCTTCATGTCCAACAAGTTCTACAAAAAATGATTCTCCACCATACCATGAGTTTAGATCAACCTGTGAAGCGTTTGGCAAGCAAATGTTATCTTTGTCATTGCATTGCTGGTCGTTTCTAGTGCAAAGTTTACCCAGCCTGGAAAAGATAAAGAACCCCATGGAATTTAGTATGCTTGGAACAACAACATATCAGTCTGTCCTTTCTGAGGAAGATCATGTCAACCTTTCTGCACATCAGCCAGTAGGTTTCACGAAGAAACAAACGGAGTGCATTCTTAGTTTGGCTCTATGTTGTATCTCCTATTGCAAATATCTGGCAAGTATATGCTATGGTCCACAACATTATCTGTCAGATCATGCAAAATATCTACTTGAAG GTTCAACTCCAATAAGCCAACGACCAGTGCTGCTATTTTGTCACTGGAAAACGGCTGACACTACTGACTGCAGTGGAGGCTACAACAAGCCCGGCTCGGACGAGTATACTACCGGTTCAGGCAGGAACAACACTGTTTAcaggatgggatgggatgggattATGTGTTACATGTATAGTTGA
- the LOC136498520 gene encoding pectinesterase inhibitor 28-like produces MAATRASPLLLLLLIIQLNMLFHLPDSSSFITALAQPADEQQQNTKQHRQPALVQRTCNSTSFYDVCIAALAADPSSSTADVPGLCAIAVSAAAANASGTAAFLGNASDAAATPEADRELLRTCAGKYAAARDALLQARESLAEQAYDYAFVHVSAADEYPAVCRTLFRRRQQKQRASRPYPPELAKREEALRRLCTITLDIISLLQNQEPQ; encoded by the coding sequence ATGGCAGCGACCAGAGCATCACCTTTGCTTCTCTTGCTGCTCATCATCCAGCTAAACATGCTCTTCCACCTCCCCGACTCCTCCTCCTTCATCACCGCCCTCGCGCAGCCAGCTGATGAGCAACAGCAGAACACCAAGCAGCATCGCCAGCCCGCGCTGGTGCAGCGGACGTGCAACTCCACGAGCTTCTACGACGTCTGTATCGCCgcgctcgccgcggacccgtccAGCTCCACGGCCGACGTCCCGGGCCTCTGCGCCATCGCCGTCTCCGCCGCGGCCGCCAACGCCTCCGGCACCGCGGCCTTCCTCGGCAACGCCAGCGACGCCGCGGCCACGCCCGAGGCGGACCGTGAGCTGCTCCGCACCTGCGCCGGCAAGTACGCCGCCGCGCGCGACGCGCTCCTGCAGGCGCGGGAGTCCCTCGCCGAGCAGGCCTACGACTACGCCTTCGTGCACGTCAGCGCCGCCGACGAGTACCCCGCCGTGTGCCGGACGCTGTTCCGGCGCCGCCAGCAGAAGCAGCGGGCGAGCAGGCCGTACCCGCCGGAGCTGGCCAAGAGGGAGGAGGCGCTGCGCCGCCTCTGCACCATCACCCTCGACATCATCTCCCTGCTGCAAAATCAGGAGCCCCAGTAA
- the LOC136497775 gene encoding protein SET DOMAIN GROUP 41-like isoform X2 — protein sequence MEMRARESVSTSKDLTGEIAPYATALHDVFLQSHCSSCFTKLLPQPPCVVSCTICCSLRYCCSECFGADSAVHFSSGECCFFVDHLKRASPSYVSEGTSDLRAALRLLYVLEMHGLASSDSIDKYSRIGGLSASGIEKVLEEGEVIAERMLEGSLLMSSARKSRAHTSFIFSDRLKLEKMALWAVIINSVEVQLSEGLAMGVAVYGPSFSWFNHSCFPSASYRFVLAPRNEDYASQKSKSCVVPASKGVAADVWHAWQYEEDHSTHALCKYGPRVVVRCIKPINKGDEVCITYIDILQTREARHSDLWSKYKFICSCKRCIASPEPYTDLILNCDAKDLDKAEDTVTTPAIEDLGDILQQAISEYTSNDDPKACCDMIESMLSNNLVSGLKQEEISGRKHILHPLHHICLTAYMTLASAYRFRALSLEAVCLDGENTDDFFRMARAAAAYSLLLAGTTHHLFLSECSFMIPLSHFLLNTGQSLLYLVESIKGKTRQNISEARFSSSSCPTSSTKNDSPPYHEFRSTCEAFGKQMLSLSLHCWSFLVQSLPSLEKIKNPMEFSMLGTTTYQSVLSEEDHVNLSAHQPVGFTKKQTECILSLALCCISYCKYLASICYGPQHYLSDHAKYLLEAH from the exons ATGGAGATGAGGGCCCGGGAATCTGTAAGCACGTCAAAGGACCTAACTGGGGAAATCGCACCTTATGCCACCGCCCTACATGATGTGTTCCTCCAGTCCCATTGCTCATCGTGCTTCACCAAGTTACTGCCACAACCCCCCTGTGTAGTATCTTGCACGATTTGCTGTTCTCTTCGATACTGCTGTTCAGAGTGCTTTGGTGCAGATTCAGCAGTGCATTTTTCTTCTGGTGAATGTTGCTTCTTTGTGGACCACCTCAAGAGAGCCTCCCCTTCCTATGTTAGTGAAGGAACCAGTGATTTGCGTGCTGCCCTCCGCCTTCTTTATGTGCTTGAGATGCATGGTCTTGCTTCGTCTGATTCAATTGATAAGTACAGTAGAATTGGTGGACTTTCAGCAAGTGGTATTGAGAAAGTTTTGGAGGAAGGTGAGGTTATTGCTGAGAGGATGCTGGAGGGGAGCTTATTGATGTCATCTGCCAGAAAATCAAGGGCACATACTTCTTTTATTTTTTCCGATAGGCTTAAACTTGAGAAGATGGCATTATGGGCAGTGATTATCAATAGTGTTGAGGTGCAACTTAGTGAAGGATTAGCTATGGGAGTTGCAGTGTATGGCCCAAGCTTCTCATGGTTCAACCATAGTTGCTTTCCCAGTGCTTCTTACCGGTTTGTACTGGCTCCAAGGAATGAAGACTATGCTTCACAGAAATCAAAATCCTGTGTAGTCCCTGCTAGCAAAGGAGTTGCAGCTGATGTG TGGCATGCTTGGCAATATGAAGAAGATCATTCTACTCATG CACTGTGCAAATATGGCCCAAGAGTTGTTGTTCGTTGCATAAAACCAATTAACAAGGGAGATGAAGTTTGCATAACATACATTGATATTCTCCAGACCAGG GAAGCAAGACATTCTGATTTGTGGTCAAAGTATAAATTTATTTGTTCTTGCAAGCGCTGTATTGCATCACCAGAGCCATACACTGATCTTATTTTGAAT TGTGATGCGAAGGACTTGGATAAAGCAGAGGATACTGTTACAACTCCAGCGATTGAGGATTTGGGTGATATACTACAACAGGCAATATCTGAGTACACGTCAAATGATGACCCTAAAGCTTGCTGTGATATGATTGAAAGCATGCTTTCCAATAACTTGGTGAGTGGTTTGAAGCAAGAGGAAATTTCAGGGAGAAAACATATACTACACCCTCTTCACCATATCTGTCTTACTGCTTACATGACACTTGCCTCTGCTTACCGGTTTCGTGCCTTAAGTTTAGAGGCTGTCTGTTTAGATGGAGAAAATACTGATGACTTTTTTAGAATGGCTAGAGCAGCAGCAGCGTATTCATTGTTACTTGCAGGGACTACACACCATTTGTTCTTATCTGAATGTTCTTTTATGATTCCCCTGTCTCATTTTTTGTTAAATACTGGACAGTCTCTGTTATATCTTGTTGAGTCTATCAAGGGAAAGACAAGGCAAAATATATCTGAGGCTCGGTTCAGCTCTTCTTCATGTCCAACAAGTTCTACAAAAAATGATTCTCCACCATACCATGAGTTTAGATCAACCTGTGAAGCGTTTGGCAAGCAAATGTTATCTTTGTCATTGCATTGCTGGTCGTTTCTAGTGCAAAGTTTACCCAGCCTGGAAAAGATAAAGAACCCCATGGAATTTAGTATGCTTGGAACAACAACATATCAGTCTGTCCTTTCTGAGGAAGATCATGTCAACCTTTCTGCACATCAGCCAGTAGGTTTCACGAAGAAACAAACGGAGTGCATTCTTAGTTTGGCTCTATGTTGTATCTCCTATTGCAAATATCTGGCAAGTATATGCTATGGTCCACAACATTATCTGTCAGATCATGCAAAATATCTACTTGAAG CTCACTGA
- the LOC136497775 gene encoding protein SET DOMAIN GROUP 41-like isoform X4, giving the protein MEMRARESVSTSKDLTGEIAPYATALHDVFLQSHCSSCFTKLLPQPPCVVSCTICCSLRYCCSECFGADSAVHFSSGECCFFVDHLKRASPSYVSEGTSDLRAALRLLYVLEMHGLASSDSIDKYSRIGGLSASGIEKVLEEGEVIAERMLEGSLLMSSARKSRAHTSFIFSDRLKLEKMALWAVIINSVEVQLSEGLAMGVAVYGPSFSWFNHSCFPSASYRFVLAPRNEDYASQKSKSCVVPASKGVAADVWHAWQYEEDHSTHALCKYGPRVVVRCIKPINKGDEVCITYIDILQTREARHSDLWSKYKFICSCKRCIASPEPYTDLILNCDAKDLDKAEDTVTTPAIEDLGDILQQAISEYTSNDDPKACCDMIESMLSNNLVSGLKQEEISGRKHILHPLHHICLTAYMTLASAYRFRALSLEAVCLDGENTDDFFRMARAAAAYSLLLAGTTHHLFLSECSFMIPLSHFLLNTGQSLLYLVESIKGKTRQNISEARFSSSSCPTSSTKNDSPPYHEFRSTCEAFGKQMLSLSLHCWSFLVQSLPSLEKIKNPMEFSMLGTTTYQSVLSEEDHVNLSAHQPVGFTKKQTECILSLALCCISYCKYLASICYGPQHYLSDHAKYLLEGSTPISQRPVLLFCHWKTADTTDCSGGYNKPGSDEYTTGSGRNNTVYRMGWDGIMCYMYS; this is encoded by the exons ATGGAGATGAGGGCCCGGGAATCTGTAAGCACGTCAAAGGACCTAACTGGGGAAATCGCACCTTATGCCACCGCCCTACATGATGTGTTCCTCCAGTCCCATTGCTCATCGTGCTTCACCAAGTTACTGCCACAACCCCCCTGTGTAGTATCTTGCACGATTTGCTGTTCTCTTCGATACTGCTGTTCAGAGTGCTTTGGTGCAGATTCAGCAGTGCATTTTTCTTCTGGTGAATGTTGCTTCTTTGTGGACCACCTCAAGAGAGCCTCCCCTTCCTATGTTAGTGAAGGAACCAGTGATTTGCGTGCTGCCCTCCGCCTTCTTTATGTGCTTGAGATGCATGGTCTTGCTTCGTCTGATTCAATTGATAAGTACAGTAGAATTGGTGGACTTTCAGCAAGTGGTATTGAGAAAGTTTTGGAGGAAGGTGAGGTTATTGCTGAGAGGATGCTGGAGGGGAGCTTATTGATGTCATCTGCCAGAAAATCAAGGGCACATACTTCTTTTATTTTTTCCGATAGGCTTAAACTTGAGAAGATGGCATTATGGGCAGTGATTATCAATAGTGTTGAGGTGCAACTTAGTGAAGGATTAGCTATGGGAGTTGCAGTGTATGGCCCAAGCTTCTCATGGTTCAACCATAGTTGCTTTCCCAGTGCTTCTTACCGGTTTGTACTGGCTCCAAGGAATGAAGACTATGCTTCACAGAAATCAAAATCCTGTGTAGTCCCTGCTAGCAAAGGAGTTGCAGCTGATGTG TGGCATGCTTGGCAATATGAAGAAGATCATTCTACTCATG CACTGTGCAAATATGGCCCAAGAGTTGTTGTTCGTTGCATAAAACCAATTAACAAGGGAGATGAAGTTTGCATAACATACATTGATATTCTCCAGACCAGG GAAGCAAGACATTCTGATTTGTGGTCAAAGTATAAATTTATTTGTTCTTGCAAGCGCTGTATTGCATCACCAGAGCCATACACTGATCTTATTTTGAAT TGTGATGCGAAGGACTTGGATAAAGCAGAGGATACTGTTACAACTCCAGCGATTGAGGATTTGGGTGATATACTACAACAGGCAATATCTGAGTACACGTCAAATGATGACCCTAAAGCTTGCTGTGATATGATTGAAAGCATGCTTTCCAATAACTTGGTGAGTGGTTTGAAGCAAGAGGAAATTTCAGGGAGAAAACATATACTACACCCTCTTCACCATATCTGTCTTACTGCTTACATGACACTTGCCTCTGCTTACCGGTTTCGTGCCTTAAGTTTAGAGGCTGTCTGTTTAGATGGAGAAAATACTGATGACTTTTTTAGAATGGCTAGAGCAGCAGCAGCGTATTCATTGTTACTTGCAGGGACTACACACCATTTGTTCTTATCTGAATGTTCTTTTATGATTCCCCTGTCTCATTTTTTGTTAAATACTGGACAGTCTCTGTTATATCTTGTTGAGTCTATCAAGGGAAAGACAAGGCAAAATATATCTGAGGCTCGGTTCAGCTCTTCTTCATGTCCAACAAGTTCTACAAAAAATGATTCTCCACCATACCATGAGTTTAGATCAACCTGTGAAGCGTTTGGCAAGCAAATGTTATCTTTGTCATTGCATTGCTGGTCGTTTCTAGTGCAAAGTTTACCCAGCCTGGAAAAGATAAAGAACCCCATGGAATTTAGTATGCTTGGAACAACAACATATCAGTCTGTCCTTTCTGAGGAAGATCATGTCAACCTTTCTGCACATCAGCCAGTAGGTTTCACGAAGAAACAAACGGAGTGCATTCTTAGTTTGGCTCTATGTTGTATCTCCTATTGCAAATATCTGGCAAGTATATGCTATGGTCCACAACATTATCTGTCAGATCATGCAAAATATCTACTTGAAG GTTCAACTCCAATAAGCCAACGACCAGTGCTGCTATTTTGTCACTGGAAAACGGCTGACACTACTGACTGCAGTGGAGGCTACAACAAGCCCGGCTCGGACGAGTATACTACCGGTTCAGGCAGGAACAACACTGTTTAcaggatgggatgggatgggattATGTGTTACATGTATAGTTGA